In one Bactrocera tryoni isolate S06 chromosome 5, CSIRO_BtryS06_freeze2, whole genome shotgun sequence genomic region, the following are encoded:
- the LOC120776984 gene encoding fork head domain transcription factor slp1-like → MAPIFESNFSIRSILSNGEDNKPPMQTDTDIRPNYTYGALVTMAIRSSPEQKLTLSGIQQWIADNFPYYRKDQRGWQCQIRHTLTTNSCFMKIPRPPSDPGRGNYWTLNPEVESIKNNAAYGQAQLGANGAVGFDSKLSVDQAMAQGVPHPQIPTARYFPTPQEIERTQQVMMTQALQEQHEWYLYHQRQMQLAQQQLRSLQQHQFQHQCEEIYNKISFHQQQCSFFTAPHYPNSGLNF, encoded by the coding sequence atggcacCAATATTCGAATCTAACTTTTCCATACGCAGCATACTCTCGAACGGTGAAGACAACAAGCCACCAATGCAAACCGACACCGACATAAGACCGAATTATACTTACGGAGCGTTGGTTACAATGGCTATACGCAGCAGCCCCGAACAAAAACTCACACTGAGCGGCATCCAACAATGGATCGCGGATAATTTTCCATACTATCGCAAAGATCAACGTGGCTGGCAGTGTCAAATTCGGCATACGCTCACTACGAATTCatgtttcatgaagataccacgtccACCCAGCGATCCCGGACGTGGCAATTATTGGACCTTAAATCCTGAAGTTGAGTCGATTAAGAATAACGCGGCATATGGACAAGCACAACTCGGTGCAAACGGTGCTGTCGGATTCGATTCCAAACTGAGCGTTGATCAGGCGATGGCACAAGGCGTGCCACATCCACAAATACCAACGGCTCGTTACTTTCCGACGCCACAAGAAATTGAGCGTACGCAACAAGTGATGATGACACAGGCGCTGCAAGAGCAGCACGAGTGGTACTTGTATCACCAGCGCCAAATGCAATTGGCACAACAGCAACTGAGGAGTCTACAGCAACATCAATTTCAACATCAGTGTGAGGAAATCTATAACAAGATTTCATTCCACCAGCAGCAGTGCTCATTCTTCACTGCGCCTCACTATCCGAATTCGGGCCtgaatttttaa